Proteins encoded within one genomic window of Dyadobacter chenhuakuii:
- a CDS encoding phthiocerol/phthiodiolone dimycocerosyl transferase family protein translates to MKRQQNRTLGAFEKAFWLLDQIDSKDFALAADISGTLPIEKWRNALDMAQKRHPNLSVKVTLDELSRPVLQHVEGITIPLRVVHAEQDYRWEQEVEKELSVRFNTEEAPLLRVVLVQKPERTVLILVANHTVADGSSLSFLTRDILLAVTGKQPEPMEPQVSNDQTLNLPDDVPAQTTDEVLELKMKTDIVQPLVSSIRISEKITRNLLEKARQENTTVHGAICAAVLLASRQMRKEWDDARMELVSPVCTRGPLNLDDNFGLNITTQSVFFEKQPELTFWDLARLAKAGLDGTNSPEYVNGYLSFFRDTVFGHNDMQQMIDVLKTAFNHHIMVTNLVKVRYQTDFGPLKLEALYGPMVRSGKGMEQTIGALTTNGALCLTNTSDNPIPGLLAEIERMLREASQLKSHTACPFG, encoded by the coding sequence ATGAAAAGACAACAGAACCGCACCCTGGGTGCATTCGAAAAAGCCTTTTGGCTGCTGGACCAGATCGATTCCAAGGACTTCGCGCTCGCCGCAGACATTTCGGGCACATTACCCATTGAAAAATGGCGCAACGCACTGGATATGGCACAGAAGCGCCACCCGAACCTTTCTGTGAAGGTTACCCTGGATGAGCTGTCGAGGCCTGTATTGCAGCATGTAGAAGGTATTACTATTCCGCTCCGGGTGGTGCATGCGGAGCAGGATTACCGCTGGGAACAAGAAGTTGAGAAGGAGCTTTCTGTGCGGTTTAATACGGAAGAAGCTCCGCTATTAAGGGTTGTCCTGGTGCAGAAACCAGAGCGTACTGTCCTGATTCTGGTAGCGAACCACACCGTCGCCGATGGGTCGTCATTGAGCTTTTTGACCCGGGATATATTGCTTGCCGTCACCGGAAAACAGCCAGAACCCATGGAACCGCAAGTGTCCAACGACCAGACGCTTAACCTCCCGGACGACGTTCCTGCCCAGACCACAGACGAAGTCCTGGAACTGAAAATGAAAACGGACATTGTGCAGCCGCTGGTTTCATCCATCCGTATTTCTGAAAAAATTACCCGGAACCTGCTGGAAAAAGCCAGGCAAGAAAACACAACCGTTCACGGTGCCATTTGTGCAGCAGTGCTATTGGCGTCCAGGCAGATGCGCAAAGAATGGGATGATGCCAGAATGGAACTGGTCTCTCCCGTTTGCACAAGAGGGCCGCTGAATCTGGACGATAACTTTGGCCTGAATATCACGACGCAATCCGTGTTTTTTGAAAAACAGCCGGAATTAACATTCTGGGATCTGGCCAGACTTGCAAAAGCCGGGCTTGATGGGACCAATTCACCGGAATATGTAAACGGCTATCTGTCCTTTTTCCGCGACACTGTATTTGGGCACAATGATATGCAGCAAATGATTGATGTTTTAAAAACGGCATTCAACCACCACATTATGGTGACCAACCTGGTAAAAGTGCGTTATCAAACGGATTTCGGGCCTTTGAAGCTGGAAGCACTTTACGGTCCGATGGTGCGCTCCGGAAAAGGAATGGAACAGACCATCGGCGCATTAACAACCAACGGCGCCCTTTGCCTGACCAACACAAGCGACAATCCTATCCCCGGCTTGCTCGCTGAAATAGAGCGCATGCTTAGGGAAGCTTCTCAGCTGAAATCGCACACTGCATGTCCTTTCGGATAA
- a CDS encoding helix-turn-helix domain-containing protein, which translates to MSTTVFNNNSKTLGLLQVSQSQMDAINGPDYKQYIKILYLPAGYKLRVDFACYDTQQPTLFFISPNQYLEMEVTGDESGYFIFYNRDFYCIQIHDQEVACDGLLFNNIRNMPKVEASANEIAFLGSLFKDMIEEFHLNDSSLEEMVRTYLKQLLIRATRSWKRQHLDNAVTDQQSDLEFFRKFTRLVEEHYKSKHTVADYADFLCMAPKTITHKFNRLRLPQPNEVIKNRIILEAKRLLVHTSLTAKEIAYDLGYNDPAYFSRLFMTKTGESPSNFRANFVG; encoded by the coding sequence ATGAGTACAACGGTGTTCAATAATAATTCAAAGACATTAGGGCTGCTGCAAGTCTCACAAAGCCAAATGGACGCCATCAACGGCCCCGACTATAAGCAGTATATCAAGATCCTGTATCTGCCAGCCGGTTATAAGCTCAGGGTGGATTTTGCCTGCTACGACACCCAGCAGCCAACGCTTTTCTTCATAAGTCCAAACCAATATCTTGAAATGGAAGTAACGGGTGACGAAAGCGGCTATTTCATATTTTACAACCGCGATTTCTACTGCATTCAGATTCACGATCAGGAAGTTGCCTGTGACGGACTTCTGTTCAACAACATCAGGAACATGCCGAAAGTAGAGGCCTCCGCAAACGAAATTGCTTTTTTAGGATCCTTATTCAAGGACATGATCGAGGAATTCCATTTGAATGACAGCTCGCTGGAAGAAATGGTCCGGACGTACCTCAAACAACTCCTCATCCGTGCAACACGCTCCTGGAAAAGGCAGCATCTGGACAACGCCGTGACGGATCAGCAAAGCGACCTGGAATTTTTCCGCAAATTCACCAGGTTGGTAGAAGAACATTATAAATCCAAACACACCGTCGCCGACTATGCGGATTTCCTGTGCATGGCGCCAAAAACCATCACGCACAAATTCAACCGTCTGCGTCTGCCTCAACCCAATGAGGTGATTAAAAACCGCATAATCCTCGAAGCAAAGCGATTACTAGTCCACACATCCCTCACTGCCAAAGAAATCGCATACGACCTCGGCTACAACGACCCCGCCTATTTCAGCAGGTTATTCATGACCAAAACCGGTGAGTCCCCGTCCAATTTCCGGGCGAATTTTGTGGGGTAA
- a CDS encoding D-2-hydroxyacid dehydrogenase, with protein MKIVIYADLQEKYLEELKKQLPDDADIVTKGELSDEEVMQEIASAEILIGNPPADSFQDIPESLKFWQLENVGFEQYKELQFKGKAANVGDMSAAACAETIVAGILGFYRGVHLMVRNQINRKWEGEAVENELSILGEKEVIILGSGAIGENVGKMLEAFGCNVQMTAKSDPDADIHSFDDLLAQLPDTDLVINTLPGNLDKYAGKDFFDAMKEGALYASIGRGNTTDESALIDALDSGRLAGAVLDVTEKEPLPEDSRLWPMTNVILTQHTGAAHKMRDRDKVAKFVDNVQKYLKNEEIADEVDLSKGY; from the coding sequence ATGAAGATTGTTATTTATGCAGACCTGCAAGAAAAATATTTGGAAGAACTAAAAAAACAGCTTCCCGATGATGCTGACATCGTAACCAAAGGCGAGCTTTCCGATGAGGAAGTGATGCAGGAGATAGCGTCTGCTGAAATCCTGATTGGCAATCCACCTGCGGATTCTTTCCAGGACATTCCGGAAAGCCTTAAATTCTGGCAACTCGAAAATGTGGGTTTTGAGCAGTATAAGGAATTGCAATTCAAGGGTAAGGCTGCTAATGTAGGTGATATGTCCGCCGCAGCATGTGCAGAGACTATCGTTGCCGGCATCCTCGGTTTTTACAGGGGCGTGCATCTCATGGTCAGAAATCAGATCAACAGAAAATGGGAGGGGGAGGCGGTCGAGAACGAACTTTCCATTTTAGGAGAAAAAGAGGTAATTATCCTGGGATCCGGTGCCATCGGCGAAAATGTTGGCAAAATGCTGGAAGCATTCGGATGCAATGTGCAGATGACTGCGAAAAGCGATCCGGACGCAGACATTCATTCCTTTGATGACCTGCTTGCCCAGCTTCCGGATACTGATTTAGTAATCAATACATTACCTGGGAATTTGGATAAATATGCGGGCAAAGACTTCTTTGATGCCATGAAAGAAGGTGCGCTTTACGCAAGCATTGGCCGAGGCAACACCACCGATGAATCGGCTTTGATCGACGCTTTGGACAGCGGCAGATTGGCTGGTGCTGTTCTGGACGTAACGGAAAAGGAACCACTTCCGGAAGATTCCAGACTTTGGCCAATGACCAATGTAATACTCACCCAGCACACAGGGGCGGCGCACAAAATGCGGGATCGCGATAAGGTTGCCAAGTTTGTCGATAATGTTCAGAAATACCTGAAAAACGAGGAGATTGCCGATGAGGTCGATCTCTCGAAGGGTTATTAA
- a CDS encoding alpha/beta fold hydrolase, giving the protein MKTVALTIAFLFTFIQSQFLFAQTRKPASAGREEYIEVEKNVKLHVIDLGEGQPVVLIHGWPLNNAMYEYQYQYLVEKGFRVIGISLRGFGKSDRPFGKYDFDTFSDDIKVVLEKLKIENATLGGFSLGSAVTLHFVTKYNGAHISKLALFGATGPSWKQREGYPYGITEQGATDLIKQTKTNRQQLVSGFGKGFAGQEGSLSEESLRWLESINLDASPYATTQAIKALGDLDLRPELSKIKIPVALFHGVNDKLCDFSLSEQLHKSIKGSYLVRFEKSGHGLFLEEMDKFNSELEKFARK; this is encoded by the coding sequence ATGAAAACTGTTGCCTTGACCATCGCATTCTTGTTCACTTTCATCCAAAGTCAATTTTTATTCGCACAAACACGCAAGCCGGCATCAGCAGGAAGGGAAGAATACATTGAAGTGGAGAAAAATGTAAAGCTTCACGTGATCGACCTCGGCGAAGGCCAGCCGGTTGTGCTCATTCACGGATGGCCGCTCAACAATGCGATGTATGAGTATCAATACCAATATCTGGTTGAAAAAGGGTTCAGGGTAATCGGCATTTCCCTCCGCGGTTTCGGTAAATCGGACAGACCTTTTGGAAAATATGACTTCGACACATTCTCCGACGACATTAAGGTGGTGTTGGAAAAATTGAAAATTGAAAATGCAACGCTTGGAGGCTTCTCACTTGGAAGCGCAGTAACACTCCACTTTGTGACGAAATATAACGGAGCGCATATCAGCAAGTTGGCCCTGTTCGGAGCAACAGGCCCATCATGGAAACAACGCGAAGGCTATCCTTACGGCATCACCGAACAAGGTGCAACTGACCTGATCAAGCAGACCAAGACGAATCGTCAGCAACTGGTATCGGGTTTTGGCAAAGGCTTCGCCGGACAGGAAGGAAGTTTGTCAGAAGAATCGCTAAGATGGTTGGAAAGCATTAACCTGGACGCCTCTCCTTACGCTACAACGCAGGCTATCAAAGCATTAGGTGACCTGGATTTACGTCCTGAACTAAGTAAAATTAAAATCCCCGTTGCCTTATTCCATGGTGTAAATGACAAATTGTGTGACTTCTCTTTGTCAGAACAGCTGCACAAAAGCATCAAAGGTTCTTACCTTGTAAGATTTGAGAAAAGCGGACACGGTTTATTCCTGGAAGAAATGGATAAATTTAACTCCGAACTCGAAAAATTCGCAAGGAAATAA
- a CDS encoding DUF4174 domain-containing protein: MKTLFGLIFIASMITDQPRKVLLFYNESGEAKWKSQVETLNASKKGIQERDIEVKSIAYAKENFSEWKKWKIDSTAAFTFLLIGRDGGEKLRSSEIVKPEKLFGQIDAMPMRRQEMKRD, from the coding sequence ATGAAAACATTATTTGGATTAATATTCATCGCATCTATGATCACAGACCAGCCCCGCAAGGTTCTGCTTTTTTACAACGAAAGTGGAGAAGCGAAATGGAAGTCGCAGGTAGAAACGCTCAATGCTTCCAAAAAAGGGATTCAGGAGCGTGACATCGAAGTTAAGTCCATTGCTTACGCAAAAGAGAATTTCTCGGAATGGAAAAAGTGGAAAATCGACAGCACAGCCGCATTCACATTCCTCCTCATAGGTCGCGACGGCGGTGAAAAGTTAAGATCATCCGAAATCGTAAAACCTGAAAAGTTATTTGGCCAGATCGACGCCATGCCTATGCGTAGGCAGGAGATGAAGAGGGATTGA
- a CDS encoding antitoxin Xre-like helix-turn-helix domain-containing protein yields MKVSGNQPYHSLKAKFTYLDLGSNFAIVISARKGLQPKVFYDFAEAIKMPEKNLAALINLSSRTISNYKESQKKLDPLYGEHLLKLIALFEKGEQIFGNVDEFNYWLQKPFWNSDEKPADWLGTGGGVDFLAEELDKLAQGYPV; encoded by the coding sequence ATGAAAGTATCCGGCAACCAGCCTTACCACAGCTTAAAAGCAAAATTCACTTACCTTGATCTGGGGAGTAACTTTGCGATTGTTATTTCGGCACGCAAAGGTCTTCAACCCAAAGTATTCTACGATTTTGCCGAAGCCATCAAAATGCCTGAAAAGAACCTGGCAGCATTGATTAATCTTTCTTCCAGGACGATCAGCAACTACAAAGAGTCTCAAAAAAAGCTTGATCCGTTGTATGGAGAGCATTTATTGAAGTTGATTGCTTTGTTTGAAAAGGGTGAACAGATTTTTGGCAATGTGGACGAGTTCAATTACTGGCTTCAGAAACCGTTTTGGAATTCAGATGAAAAGCCGGCGGATTGGTTGGGCACAGGAGGAGGTGTAGACTTTCTGGCCGAAGAACTGGACAAGCTGGCACAAGGATATCCGGTTTAG
- a CDS encoding exo-beta-N-acetylmuramidase NamZ family protein: protein MIRSVFISFLLLLAMRGIECNAQTASSKQNKPDKRGIITGADQTDKYLQYLKGKRIALVANQSSLIGNKSSVDSLLSLGVNIVKVFGPEHGFRGNASNGAVVNNEVDAKTGIPIISLYGKNEKPKKEQLADVDLMVFDIQDVGCRYYTNINTLEYVMEACAENNKELLILDRPNPNAYVVDGPVMTDDRFKSAIGIHYIPMTHGMTIGEFAQYLNGEGYLNEKCRLKIIKVANYDHDKPYTLPINPSPNLNTQQAVMLFPSLCMFEGTAINEGRGTLMPFTILGAPALKGQYAFSYKPVSIPGMSERPNHKDSVCYGLDLRTYDINKLRASRQINLAWLIELYNAYPDKARFFSPGRANQDISAFDLRIGTDTLRKQIIAGMSEADIRKSWEPGLQKFKAIRAKYLLYP, encoded by the coding sequence ATGATCAGATCGGTTTTTATATCCTTTTTATTGCTCCTGGCCATGCGCGGCATAGAATGTAACGCGCAAACTGCATCTTCAAAACAAAATAAACCGGATAAGCGGGGAATTATCACCGGCGCAGACCAGACGGACAAATACTTGCAATATCTGAAAGGAAAACGAATCGCTCTGGTTGCCAATCAGAGTTCTTTGATCGGCAATAAAAGCAGCGTGGACAGTTTGCTGAGCCTGGGTGTTAACATTGTAAAAGTGTTTGGGCCGGAGCATGGTTTCCGTGGCAATGCGAGTAACGGAGCGGTGGTAAATAATGAAGTGGATGCGAAAACGGGCATTCCGATCATCTCCTTATACGGAAAAAATGAAAAACCCAAGAAAGAACAGCTGGCGGATGTTGACCTGATGGTGTTCGACATTCAGGATGTGGGCTGCCGTTACTATACCAACATTAACACGCTTGAATATGTGATGGAAGCCTGTGCGGAAAACAACAAAGAGCTGCTGATCCTCGACAGGCCCAATCCCAACGCATATGTGGTTGACGGGCCGGTGATGACGGATGATAGATTCAAATCGGCCATTGGAATCCATTATATCCCCATGACACACGGCATGACGATCGGTGAATTTGCCCAATATCTGAATGGTGAGGGATATCTCAACGAAAAATGCAGGCTCAAAATCATAAAAGTTGCGAACTATGATCATGATAAACCCTATACGCTTCCGATCAATCCTTCCCCCAATTTGAATACGCAGCAGGCCGTCATGCTGTTTCCCAGCTTGTGTATGTTCGAGGGCACGGCTATCAACGAAGGCCGGGGGACGCTCATGCCATTTACTATTTTGGGTGCGCCAGCATTGAAAGGCCAATATGCGTTTTCATACAAGCCGGTGAGCATTCCGGGCATGAGCGAGCGCCCGAATCACAAGGATTCTGTGTGTTATGGTCTTGACCTTCGCACCTATGATATCAATAAGCTCCGGGCGAGTCGCCAGATCAACCTGGCCTGGCTCATAGAGTTATACAATGCATATCCGGATAAAGCACGATTTTTCTCCCCTGGCCGGGCAAATCAGGACATCTCGGCATTCGACCTACGCATCGGCACCGATACATTAAGGAAGCAGATCATCGCAGGGATGTCGGAAGCGGACATCCGGAAAAGCTGGGAGCCCGGATTGCAAAAATTTAAGGCCATAAGGGCAAAATATCTGCTGTATCCGTAG
- a CDS encoding DUF4347 domain-containing protein has protein sequence MKKRTFTLSFFLLSLLAFSIVTYQKFSRKTVSDLVIIDESLKDFRSLADGLSPGSEVIYVSNSREGFQRLTKQLAARGKAERVHIMTHGTDGNFVLGQTQLNDANIAEHNSFWQSLGNVLEVGKSSLLIYSCELTASRSGEGFVQRIHRMLGVPVAASDDQTGSARRGGDWDLEYVVGKIVKEHVFTILKFNGLLVPAFSQLTGGSSPFSAITISGDDQLIYGDFDADGDIDIHSYPGGTVNEFWQNNGSGSFAKVTGSADPFEKVNENAVFYSASGAFVADWDNDGDDDIYVPMRNSNQNEKNFYYRNDNGKYELLSGASSPFSGINVSGNNQLIFGDFDNDGDVDLHNYPGNNLDNQFWRNNGSGAFSNVTGSQNPFDGLPGKAAFSSAQYAHVEDWDNDGDVDIFVSRVGGNSVRDYYRNDNGVYSLKTGGENPFNGMTIASDNQILSGDFDSDGDIDLHTSDGSVTLVFWQNNGSGAFTQVTGAGNPFNSLPNSGAFYNNAMKAFVADWDNDGDADVFTTNYTGANQKYFFQQNGTPPRITATSPTNAATGISVSSNISLTFSQAVTGTAGKYIQIRRLYDDAVFATIAANSAQVTGNGSNTITIDPTTDLEGGTTYYVIIDKAAFADTEGRIFEGVSGATWLRFTTGIPSVAPTVTTASASEIALTTAKVGGEVTANGGAAVTDYGIVWSTSAAPTIELSNKVGIGSGNGAFSTTVTGLPAGTRIYLRAYATNSTGTSYGSEIDFYTQTSVTSVTRLSSNPTNEGTVSYQVVFAQSVTIDDASVFTLSTSGVSGASVSGISGSGTTYDVSINTGNGNGSIKLDVTGLTGTIPNLNAAFTSADAYTIYKVSNAGDSYRTAVTDGTWNTPGNWQSSQDNSFWITASSFPNASAASTVITSGHTMRMPDNISFNVNNFTVNGLLQSGTGVHSVSGSFDNNGEIRGNATFLHNSFTNAGTLAPGESPGTLAFASEFANTGTLLVEIGGTTAITGYDQFQSGPFTAGGTITVSFINGFTPALGDAFILLDAGIITGTFATVNLPDIAPLIWETTYTDGKFTIRAIIDPMPVTLVDFKASKNESAVELAWTTSSEVNSSHFEIQRSAEGKVWEKVGSVATRNENSEIQRYRFIDPLPLHADNFYRLRMVDTDGTFAFSKIEHVRFADSKGQVKGYPNPVTDRVFLDAPTAGTIQSVQIYSTSGLLHYAGEYTSSGIDVKPLPTGIFILKATGADNRVSTFHFAKH, from the coding sequence ATGAAGAAACGAACTTTTACGCTCTCCTTTTTTTTACTTTCCTTGCTCGCTTTTTCGATAGTAACCTATCAAAAATTCAGCCGAAAAACAGTTTCCGACCTGGTCATCATTGACGAGTCGCTGAAAGACTTCCGCTCCCTGGCGGATGGGCTGAGTCCCGGATCAGAGGTGATTTATGTTTCGAACAGCCGGGAAGGTTTCCAAAGATTAACAAAACAGCTTGCTGCGCGGGGCAAGGCCGAACGCGTGCACATTATGACGCATGGTACGGACGGCAATTTTGTGCTTGGTCAGACCCAGCTTAATGATGCCAATATTGCGGAGCACAACAGCTTTTGGCAAAGTTTGGGTAATGTGCTTGAAGTGGGCAAATCAAGTTTGCTTATTTACAGCTGCGAGCTTACTGCGAGCCGCAGCGGAGAGGGTTTCGTACAGCGAATCCACCGTATGCTCGGTGTGCCCGTGGCCGCTTCCGACGACCAAACTGGCTCAGCTCGCCGTGGCGGAGACTGGGATCTCGAATATGTTGTTGGTAAAATAGTTAAAGAACACGTCTTTACGATCTTGAAATTCAATGGCTTACTTGTGCCTGCCTTCTCACAGCTGACTGGCGGGTCAAGCCCGTTCAGTGCCATTACAATTTCTGGTGACGATCAGCTGATCTACGGGGATTTTGATGCGGATGGTGATATTGACATTCATTCCTATCCGGGAGGAACCGTTAACGAATTTTGGCAAAACAACGGCAGCGGATCATTTGCAAAAGTAACCGGCTCCGCGGATCCATTTGAAAAGGTCAATGAGAACGCAGTTTTCTATTCTGCGTCGGGTGCGTTTGTGGCGGACTGGGACAATGATGGCGACGATGATATCTACGTCCCGATGCGTAACTCCAATCAGAACGAAAAGAACTTTTATTATCGCAACGACAATGGAAAATACGAGTTGCTGAGTGGCGCTTCGAGCCCGTTCAGCGGCATTAATGTGAGTGGTAACAACCAGCTGATCTTTGGCGATTTCGACAATGATGGAGATGTTGATTTGCATAACTATCCTGGAAATAATCTTGATAATCAGTTCTGGCGCAATAATGGCAGCGGCGCGTTCAGTAATGTGACGGGCTCGCAAAATCCTTTTGATGGTCTGCCTGGCAAAGCTGCTTTTTCAAGTGCGCAGTATGCCCACGTTGAAGACTGGGATAATGATGGCGACGTGGATATTTTTGTAAGCAGGGTCGGAGGAAATTCGGTGAGAGACTACTACCGCAATGACAATGGCGTATATTCATTAAAGACGGGAGGTGAAAATCCTTTCAACGGCATGACAATAGCCAGTGATAACCAGATTCTTTCCGGGGACTTCGACTCGGACGGTGACATCGATCTGCATACTTCTGACGGCTCGGTAACGCTTGTTTTCTGGCAGAACAATGGCAGCGGCGCTTTTACGCAGGTGACAGGCGCAGGCAACCCTTTCAATTCGCTTCCGAACTCGGGCGCTTTTTATAATAATGCAATGAAAGCCTTCGTAGCCGACTGGGATAATGATGGCGATGCGGATGTGTTTACGACCAACTACACCGGCGCAAACCAGAAGTATTTTTTCCAGCAGAACGGCACTCCACCCCGGATCACTGCTACCAGCCCGACCAACGCTGCAACGGGGATCTCTGTGAGCAGCAACATTTCGCTGACATTCAGCCAGGCAGTTACCGGTACAGCAGGCAAGTACATTCAGATCCGCCGCCTGTATGACGATGCCGTCTTTGCCACCATTGCCGCGAATAGTGCACAGGTAACCGGCAATGGCTCAAATACGATTACGATCGATCCGACAACAGACCTGGAGGGTGGAACAACTTACTATGTTATCATTGACAAAGCCGCATTTGCCGACACCGAAGGCCGCATTTTCGAGGGTGTTAGCGGTGCTACCTGGCTGAGATTTACTACCGGTATACCTTCCGTAGCGCCTACCGTTACCACGGCTTCCGCGAGTGAAATTGCGCTGACAACCGCCAAAGTCGGCGGTGAAGTGACAGCCAATGGCGGTGCTGCCGTCACGGATTATGGCATTGTGTGGAGTACATCAGCGGCGCCTACTATCGAGCTGTCCAATAAGGTTGGGATCGGTTCCGGCAATGGTGCTTTCAGTACAACAGTGACAGGGCTGCCCGCAGGAACGCGCATCTATCTGCGTGCTTATGCAACCAATTCAACAGGAACTTCCTATGGCAGCGAAATTGATTTTTATACGCAAACAAGTGTAACTTCGGTTACCCGGCTTTCCTCCAATCCGACGAATGAGGGCACTGTCAGTTATCAGGTTGTGTTTGCGCAAAGTGTAACGATCGATGACGCTTCTGTTTTTACACTGTCGACCAGTGGTGTTTCCGGCGCATCGGTTTCGGGTATTTCGGGATCGGGGACAACCTATGATGTTTCTATAAATACAGGAAACGGAAACGGGAGCATTAAGCTGGATGTCACGGGACTAACCGGTACGATACCCAACCTGAATGCCGCATTCACCTCGGCAGATGCCTACACAATCTATAAAGTTTCAAATGCAGGTGATTCTTACAGAACGGCGGTCACAGATGGCACCTGGAACACTCCGGGCAACTGGCAATCTTCTCAGGACAACAGCTTTTGGATCACGGCATCTTCTTTTCCCAACGCCAGTGCGGCGAGTACAGTCATTACCAGCGGGCATACCATGCGGATGCCGGACAACATTTCCTTTAACGTAAATAACTTTACCGTGAACGGGCTGTTGCAATCGGGCACTGGGGTGCATTCCGTTAGCGGCAGTTTCGACAACAATGGCGAGATCCGCGGTAATGCCACATTTTTACACAATTCATTTACCAATGCGGGTACGCTGGCCCCGGGTGAATCGCCTGGCACGCTGGCGTTTGCGAGCGAGTTTGCGAATACAGGAACGCTGCTGGTAGAAATCGGCGGAACCACCGCTATTACAGGTTATGACCAGTTCCAGTCAGGGCCATTTACGGCAGGAGGGACGATAACAGTATCATTTATCAATGGTTTCACGCCTGCACTGGGTGATGCATTTATTCTTCTGGATGCAGGAATCATTACCGGGACATTCGCAACGGTAAACCTACCGGATATCGCGCCATTGATCTGGGAAACCACCTATACTGACGGCAAATTCACGATCAGGGCCATCATCGATCCTATGCCGGTTACCCTTGTGGATTTCAAGGCTTCAAAAAATGAATCCGCCGTGGAGCTGGCTTGGACAACTTCAAGCGAGGTCAATAGCAGTCACTTCGAAATTCAGCGTAGTGCAGAAGGAAAGGTTTGGGAAAAAGTCGGTTCCGTTGCTACGCGTAACGAAAATTCAGAAATCCAGCGTTACCGCTTTATTGATCCGCTGCCGCTGCATGCCGACAACTTCTACCGGCTTCGTATGGTGGACACCGACGGCACGTTTGCATTCAGCAAGATAGAACATGTGCGCTTCGCAGATTCCAAGGGGCAGGTGAAGGGTTATCCTAACCCGGTGACAGACAGGGTTTTTCTTGATGCTCCTACTGCCGGGACCATACAGTCGGTGCAGATTTATTCGACATCCGGCTTGCTGCATTATGCGGGAGAATATACAAGTTCAGGCATCGATGTAAAACCGCTGCCAACAGGTATTTTTATATTGAAAGCGACCGGGGCCGACAACAGGGTTTCAACTTTTCATTTTGCAAAACACTGA
- a CDS encoding RES family NAD+ phosphorylase — protein sequence MLIYRIVHKMYSGTLFASGMQGRWNSAGNKVLYAAESIPLAFLENMVRRQGVGFNDDFQIMFISVPDPVSIEEISVNDLDPSWRDPNDYTACLPIGDKWFHEAKSIALKVPSAVMPEAFNYVINTMHPDYKHVTLAGTTNLVPDPRIDDILKRYR from the coding sequence ATGCTGATTTACAGGATTGTCCATAAAATGTATAGCGGCACTTTGTTTGCATCCGGGATGCAGGGGCGCTGGAACAGTGCCGGGAATAAAGTCTTATATGCAGCAGAATCCATTCCATTGGCATTTCTTGAAAATATGGTAAGAAGGCAGGGAGTGGGGTTTAATGATGATTTTCAAATCATGTTTATCTCCGTTCCGGATCCGGTTTCAATCGAGGAAATCAGCGTAAATGACCTTGATCCTTCATGGAGAGATCCCAATGACTACACGGCATGCCTGCCAATAGGAGACAAGTGGTTTCATGAGGCAAAGTCCATTGCTTTAAAAGTGCCCTCCGCAGTAATGCCCGAAGCATTCAACTACGTAATCAACACCATGCACCCGGATTATAAGCACGTCACCCTCGCAGGCACTACCAACCTCGTTCCCGATCCCAGGATTGATGACATTTTAAAAAGATATCGCTAG